The Cervus canadensis isolate Bull #8, Minnesota chromosome 21, ASM1932006v1, whole genome shotgun sequence genomic interval gcccagcctggggagGTGACAAGGATGACTCTGAAGGCGATAGTGCAAAGGGGCTGGATGCTCTGATAACAACCTGCTTGCTCTGGTTTCAGCTGGTGATGGCGTCTTTGTACCACATCTATgtggccctggaggaggagatcgAACGCAACAAGGAGAACCCCGTCTACACTCCCCTCTACTTCCCAGAGGAGCTGCACCGCCGGGCCGccctggagcaggacatggcCTTCTGGTACGGGCCCCGCTGGCAGGAAGCCATCCCCTACACGCAGGCCACCAAGCGCTATGTTCAGCGGCTCCAGGAGGTGGGGCGCGCCGAGCCCGAACTGCTGGTGGCCCATGCCTACACCCGCTACCTGGGCGACCTGTCTGGGGGCCAGGTTCTCAAGAAGATCGCTCAGAAGGCCCTGAACCTGCCCAGCTCCGGGGAGGGCCTGGCCTTCTTCACTTTCCCCAATATCGCCAGTGCCACCAAGTTCAAGCAGCTGTACCGCTCCCGCATGAACACGCTGGAGATGACCCCCGAGGTCCGGCAGAGGGTCCTGGACGAGGCCAAGACCGCCTTCCTGCTCAACATCCAGGTGAGGGTCTGGGCTGTGCTGCGTGGCCACCCCGCCTCCAGTTGCTCTTCCAGGGACATTTCTcgcagggtggggggcagggaggggtcaAGGGTCATGGTTAAGGGCAGGGGCTTGGGGTCCAGGGTTCCAGTTCTGTCACTTACCTGGCGGGGTGATCTTAGGCAGATCCCTTTCTTAATCACTTTGtacttcagttttcccatctgtaaaatggggatataatAGCACTTAGCTCACAGAGTTGTTGTGACTGCTTAAATCAATCAAGTCCCCAGAGCAGGGCATGTCACAGGGTCAGCCCTTGAACATTAGCTACAGTTATTGTATGATGTGAGCGTCACCATTGTGGCATTCTGTGACAACTCCCTGTGACAACATACAAGTTGGCTGTGTGCTCATATGTAGCCAGGTTGGCACTGCAGGGCTCACGGATGCTGCAGACCTGGCCCACGCCATCTGGGCCTCTCAGCCCAGCCAGGAGGCATGATCCGTCTTTCTACAAGTGTCTCAAATCCAGGGGAAGATGGGTTTTGCCTTGAAGGCTGACCTCTTAGGCAGAGCCAGGGGGGGTGTTCCCAGTGGGGGTGAGATTCCTCCTAACCCTAATGTAGAATTCTGTCACTCTCCTCCTATCTGGAGGCCCTGTGGGAACTGGGCTCTTAGTTTATGCTCTCCTGGCTCCTTATTCCCAGCCTGGGACCCCAGAAGAGATTGGTCATAGCACTTGCTATTGAGCAATGTGCGTCCTTTGCATACCGCTAAAAGATACCCAGCAGACCTGGTCAGTCTTCTGAGAAAAGCTGTATCTTTCAGAAAGGTGGTGTAGAAAGAACAGGCGCTTTGGAGCCACAGCCCCATGGGAGGGCTGGCCCTTGCTGCTTGACCTCTGGGTTAGCCACCACGCAGGCACTGAATCTCTGGAGCGGCAATGACCTGGTCTGTAACCTTGGCTAATGAgtaccacagagcactgagtgccTGCTTGGGTACCACTCAAGACATGGTACTTTGCAAAGGGACCCAGCATATGGGCATGAGCGGCCATTCAGAATGGCTGTTACTGGGAAGCATTTGGGGAAGAGTAGGCAGGCGAGTTAATGCACTTGTGACATCTTCTCTCAAGCTGGATGTTCAGTATTTTTGCTGTGATTCTGTCCTGTCCTGCTATTTCCCCACCAAACCTCAGACCTCCCATCAGCAGGCCTGGCCCCACCTTTCATGGAGACGTGCCTTTTGTTCTCTTGCAGCTGTTTGAGGAGTTGCAGGGGCTGCTGACCCAGAAGGCCGAGGACCGTGAGCCCTCGCAGGCACCAGACCTTCACAGGCGAGCCAGCAGCAAGGCGCAAGGTGAGGGCCTCCCGGGGGCAGTGTGTGGAGGGCACGTGGCCCAGCCATCAGGCTCTGGTGTCGCCTGGCTCTTCTGTCTTCTCCATGGTTTAAATGAGAGGTCAGGGGTGGAGCCAGCCTCCACCCGGATGACCCCTCTGCACCTCAGTCTCCCCAATTCTAGAatcggggcgggggtgggctggTTCTAGGTCACTTTTGAGTATTCGAAGAATAGTCTGAAGTCATGGCAAGTCCTACTCCCCCATAGACACACACAATTTAGGTCCCTTTGGGGCCTGTTAATGGTTCCCTAGCAGAGACCCCCTGACGTGGGGCTAGGGGCCCAGGGCAGCTTCTAGTTATTCCCCCGCCATTGATGCAGGGTCCTGTCTCGGGTTAGTCCCTCCCTGAGGCCTCTCAAAGAGCTCTCTAGGGGGTGGCAGTGCTGAGAGAACACGTGGGAAACTTCCAGAGCACCAGAGTGCTCCAcagatgtcccctccctccctgtgGGCGAGAGTGTGGCTTTGGGAGtcaagggaggggaggggtgaagcTCGGCCACCTGCTTGGCAGGTCATCTCAGGCCTCTGCTCCTGGTGCCACCATAGCTCACCTGTGCCAGGACTATATGGACCCCTCTGTCGGTGGGGTTTTGCGGGGAACATTGGAATGTGGCCATTCCTGATGAGGTTACccggtgggggtgaggggactCAGCCCTAATACATCAGTTCTCAAACTGTGGTCCCCTGGGTATCCCTGGAGAGTACTTCTCACAATCTGGCCGAAAATGGAAGAGTGGACAGCTTGGAGAAGTAAGCAAGCTCCCTGTCTCAGGAGGTATCCAAGTATCGGCTAGAGGGCTACTGGTTGGCATCTAGCAGGGACTTTACTAGACCGAGCTGAGGCGGCTCTGATTTTTCTGTGAGGTCAAATGGCCCTGCTTCCATCCTCCGGGAGTTGACATcatctcccttctctttcagactcAGTTCCTGCCAAGGCGTCCAGGGGGAAGCCCCAGCCCAGCGTCCTCTCTCAGGCACCTCTTCTGCGATGGGTCCTCACGCTCAGCTTTCTGGTGGCCACGGTCGCTGTGGGGCTTTACGCCATGTGAATGCAAGTGTGCTGCCTCCTGGGGGCCATGAACTGTTTGTGGAAAGGGGCAGCCCCTTGGCTGGCTTCCTTACCTTGAGCTtggggctggggggcagccgCCAGGGCTCCTACTGTCTCCCTGCGTCCGTCTCTTCTGGATAAAAGGAGCCTGAGACATCTCCACCAACCCAAAGTACATCCAGTCAGTAACCTGAACTTCAGAGTGGGACAAGGGGTCCCCCCGACCTCTCAGCACTCTCCCCTTCCTGTTCCTGCAGCAGAGCCCAGAAGATGTAGCCAGAGCAACAGCTGTTGTGAACCTCCGAAAGCCTTGGGTCTGAGGTCTCCCTTTTGACCCGCTGTGACCGGCCATGGCaatttttgtatatattcaaAGATGTTGTGTCTTGTGTTTCCGTCTTGTTTTTGTTGGAGCCACTTTGTGTTCCTGGCTCAGCCTGAACTGTGGTATTCTGTTGTGTTCTATTCTGTTCTTATAGCAGGGTAGGGGTGCGTTATggcgggtggggagggaagtgttTAACAGGACTGTGGCCTTGATTGCTAACTTTCATGTGAAATAATAAACTAAATGGCCTGATAGTAACTTGACGTGTTTTTCTTGGGCTCTGTTACCCTTGGGGAACTGACCTTTTTTCCTCACTTGTTTCTTGAAAGTCTGGTGGGCGGAAGGGGTGAAAGTGCGGGTGACAGCTGGTTTGGGATGTTGTGCTCTGTACGGAGGGTGGTGGGGGTGACCTTGAAACAGGCAGTGGGCACGTCTTTGGGGTGAACCCTGCTTGGTGGAAGACCGCTTTACCATGGACGCGATTCACTGTAAAGCTGAAATGAGCAAATTCTGGAATAAGATCTGTGTCTTGTACAGTGAATCGTAGGGACTGGAGTAAGAACCCTGGTTCAAACCCCTGGTTTTCTTTCTGTAACTGCCTTTGGGGTTAGGTATTAAGCCTTCTGGAGCTCAGTTTTGTCACCTTTAACACCAATACAGACCCAGCTCACCTGTCTTGAGAAGCAAATGAGATGCATGTAAAATGCCAACAGCACATGATATGAACTCTTAATAATGAAATGAGGGAGATCAGTGTTCTGTGATTCTTGTTAAGGGATTCTCTACTGTGTGAGTCCCCTCACATGATgtcatctcatttgatcctcagaaAAACTGGGTGTTATCACTTCTAGAGGGTCAGGAAGGATTTAAACCAGGTCTGGCCAGCTCTAGAACTCAAGATTTTTCCACTGTCCAAAGTcctgaaagtgtgttagttgctcagtagtgtctgactctttgtgacccccatggactatagcccaccgggcttctctgtccatggaattctccaatactagagtgggtagccattcccttcatgggatcttcccaacccagggattgaactccagtctcccatgttgcaggcaaattctttactgactgagccatcagggaagccccgaagTCTTAAAAGCCACTGAAAGTAAAAATGTAGTCCCCCAGTCTGGGAGAGTGAAAGCCCCAAGTTGAAAGTGTATTTAGCCAAAGCGAAGGACAAAGCTTTTCCTTAATGAGACTCGAACGTGAACACTGGGAACCAGGAGACCTCTGTTCCTAGTTCTGGCTCTGTGAAGTAAATCTGGAACCTGGTCAAGTCACTTCATGTCTCCATTTGCTCGCTGGCAAACTAACAACCACCTGCCTCCCACAGCTGGTAGGAGGGTCCAGGGGTCTCCAAAGACCAGTCTGTGGATGGTGACATCAGAATACGTGGGTATCATGGACCCCCAATCTGAGAGGCTCTGATTCTGGAGACGTGGGGCAGGACTCTGCAATGTCTAGTTACCGAAAGCTTCTTGGGAGATTTCAAATAGCATAGCAACTAGGTCCAGAAGCCACTGTTTATGTGATGATGTATGCCAAGAGTAGgcattcaaaatatttacttgGCTCTTTTCACCCAGGCCCAGTTTCCAATTTTCTGTGACAAGGATACCGGTATTCATTGTTTGCAGtgacaaagaaaggaaggaagagagggaggggagatggaaTCACTTTAAATTCTACCAGCAGGAAAATGGCTTAATATTCTGTATTCTATTCACATGGTGGAGGATTAAAGAGCTGTTAACTAGAATGAATTAAAGCTATGTCTCCATGCAGAGGGACCTCCCTGAAGGTTCAGATTCATTTGGtataattttgacacctttaaACACTCATATTTTAAACACTGCCCGTAAATATGTCAATGTAGACTATGGAATAAAAAGATGGTTCCTGTAGTTCCTGCTTCCAGTGAGAATggaaaagaagggaggggagaTTATGCAGTCCTTGTTGCCACTTGAGAATCCGTCCAGTTTTGCTGGATCTTCCCGTTTTTCTAAGCTAGGCTGAGAATCTGGTCGTGAATTTTCGCAAATTTTAAGCATTGCCAAATAATGAAAACTCTTCTACaacttaagaaacaaaataaaaaacaaacaaaaaaaaacaccatttgGGCCTAAGAAAACATTCCTGGAGTCCCAAGTCTGACTTTGGTCCTAGAGGCATTAAGGAGACCACAGGTGGATTATTTTGATTAATCCTCAACTTGTTTAGGTGTGAGAGCGGGAAGGGCAGGAGGGCAGCGCCCCCTCCAGACGCTAGGGGACAGCGGGCTCACACCAGGCAAGTGACCACACCTTGAGAAGCAAGTACTTCTCAGGGACCTATAGCTTCTCCCGCCTGTGGTCGCAAAGGGGTCATTTCCTCCTGAAAAAGGTTTAAGACGAGTACACAGCAGGGCCCTCACACACCCACCCTGGCCCTCGGCCCTCGGCCCTCCCCTCCGCCATCTttgcgccccgccccgccgcttcctccagctcagtttCGCGCCAAATTGTCCGGGAAGCAAAATGGAGCCCGGAAGGAGGGTATCCCGGCGTCCTGCGCCCTGCAGCCAATCCCCTTCAGCAG includes:
- the HMOX1 gene encoding heme oxygenase 1; amino-acid sequence: MERPQPDSMPQDLSEALKEATKEVHTQAENAEFMKNFQKGEVTREGFKLVMASLYHIYVALEEEIERNKENPVYTPLYFPEELHRRAALEQDMAFWYGPRWQEAIPYTQATKRYVQRLQEVGRAEPELLVAHAYTRYLGDLSGGQVLKKIAQKALNLPSSGEGLAFFTFPNIASATKFKQLYRSRMNTLEMTPEVRQRVLDEAKTAFLLNIQLFEELQGLLTQKAEDREPSQAPDLHRRASSKAQDSVPAKASRGKPQPSVLSQAPLLRWVLTLSFLVATVAVGLYAM